AGGGATGAAATACGGATACCGATCGCCGGTGGCTACCCGCTGAGTGTCTATTTAATATGTGATTTGCCCATTGGCAAACATCTGTCGAACTTTTTGCGCTAGGTTAGGCACGtggtccagttttttttttgtcttcaccGCACAACCCATACCGAGCGCAGATTTGGAAAGGGGGAATTGCGATATGGTTGCTTCTTTCTAGGTCCCAGTCGGCAGGCGTTTCGACATTCTACCGAGGGCACAAACAGTGGCGTGTGAGCATTTTGCACTAAGTATACACTTGTTTCGCTAAATGCTGGATCGACTCCCCGTCGATTTTGTTTGTCGGAAATGATCCTCCTTCCGTAGGGATGCTAATTTTTACTTGCCTTCCGTGTCGCTGTTACAGCGGCAACCACCCGCAGCTAATAGGGCAGGTATCAGATTTCGTGAGATCTTGTGGGCACTTCTATCTGTCTGGACGTACCGCTACTTGAGGGCAGATGAGCTGAAGTGGATGAAGCATGAATAGATCCGGTAAACATTGTTCATCTGTTGTGGATTTGGTTGGGTAGCGTTTGGATTAGGTTACCACCGATATATCTCTTCCCATTCACCAACAACTGGTACTGGAAATGAGGTTCAACAACATCAAATGTGAGGGTAAatgaaatcacaaaaaaaagatattcatTTGGAGTGTCTGTAGATTtggtgaataaattaattgctttACTACTAAGAGTTGGGCATCGAGTTCATAAGTAAAAACAGACACTCACTCGtacctttttgtgtgttgtgcataATTAGGTAAACCATAACTTATCGCAAACCTTTTCTCTTCTTCATATGCAAATATGCTAGATGCGCATAACCTCTGTCTCTCTAATGTTGACACAATACGAAGGGCGCAACAGTGCGACAGGATTTATCGCACATCCCGGTGTGACAAATTGCAGCGAAACAATTCTAAATCGCTTCCAGCTTTTTCCGTATCTGAACTGTATACCCAATAAagatccgttttttttttcgaactgAATCTTGTGTCACTTACAACTCAATTCGAATACATTGAGCCCTATGCTGAACATATCCGTGATGACTTCTCCAACCGATGCCGGGTTTATGTTAATTACGACTCGCCCGGGCACCGTGCGTACGTAATAAATAAACCGGCCCAAGCAAttatcaacacacacacaccgtcgaACAGTTCCGGATCTTTTTTTCCGGGTGCGTTTGGTATCGCTGCGATCTTTACAACGGTCGCAGCAAACGAGCTGAAAAGGAAGCGTCCATAAATTAGGACCCCGGTAGACGACCGGTAGACACACTTCAAGATCAAGACGAgagagtgtgtatgtgtgatttgTGTAGAACACGCGAATACCCGACACGAGAGTGTACAAACATGCCGCTTCTGGTGCGGGACAGTGCCAGAGGGACGAAAAGACAAGGACCCATTGTAGAAGTTCCCCTCGGGACACTTCCTTCTCACCTTCCAGTGGGACGGTTTAAAGTGTGAACAACCAAATAAACCGTATTTATTGCATCATCGTTTCCACCATCCCAAGGCGATGGTTAAAGTCCCGATGGCTGTCGGTATGGCCTGCTTGGTACGAACTGTTGTACAACAAGTTGTTTAATGGATCAACGGATTTTTGGCTCCCTTTTGAAGTAGAGTAATTTAAAGGTTTTAAGCCGTGGTGAACAACTCTCCGGAGAGCGAAGAGAAATTCAAGGGTACAGTGTACGGGAACTTGAAACGGCACGACCAGAAGCGTTCCAAAAGTGCGTTCAAAATGTCCTCCCCGGGGGTGTGTTTGTACGAAGCTTCTAGCCAGCATTTCCCAAGAGGTTCCATTCCACTATTAAAGTTACCACGGCAACACACGTGCAAAGTGTTGCTGACTAGATCATCTTCACCGAAAACAATCTGTTCGACCTGTCGTAAACGTCTGCCCTTTTGATCGGTTAACCCACGCGCGATGGTTAGAACCGAGTACGATCACATTTATTGCTCCTTTATGAGCTCCACTAAATAGAAGCAGCACCCCTTTTGGAATTTTTTCGGTGTTTTGCTAATGAGTGCCCATCTGGGGGTTTTAAAAATGTGACATTTACCCAGCTGTCGCGGCCTGCTCAGAGGGAACAAATGCATTACGAAACTATTTCTAACCGCCCGCTTTTCTCTTATCTTTGCAGATTTTTCCTTAAGTTTTTCCTCAAGTGCAACCAAAACTGTCTGAAGAATGCGGGCAACCCACGGGACATGCGACGATTTCAAGTGAGTATTAATCACCAaccttacacacacactgttggaCGCTGGCTTGGCTGGACTTGCTGGAATGAAGGTGTAATAGTTAGgggcagcaaagcagcaatCGTTATAGAAATCGTCTTAATATTACCAATTAGATTTTGCAATACAAAGCCAAATCTTGATGTTAATTGAACAGGGACAATAGGAAACAAATGGCGTTAATGACATTCAAACAGACCGAACTGCtgagctttttttctgctccctCGGACTCCTCTGGGGAATATTCCATCACTTTTCTCCTGTCTGATCCCGGTGTCCATGTGTTCCACCGTCAGTCACTGCAAGGTATATAAATCTTCCCAAAgacggatgatgatggggaAATTTGTAAAGACACTGGCAAAGTGCTAAGAATAGAGCACCAATGCACGGTGCGCCCAAAGAACCGAcccaaagcaacagcaaacaagcaTGTAGCTAAACGAAAGAAGATAAAATTAAGCTGATGATCAGGAATGAGGTCCGTTGCGTTGCAACTTCCAAACGTCACCGCCTACTTTACGAGCAGTGAAGAGAAatgggagaaggaaaaaaacctttttagCCTATCCAAAGCAAAATCGGTCTTCTCCatcttttcttctcctttctcTTTTACATGTCCGTGGGCATGTTTACATTTGCTTTATTCTCTTAAGTTCtctttaaatttcatttctacTTTACTTGAATCGTTCTTATTACAATGCTCGTTTATGTTTCAACACTTTACCTAAAGTCTCATTTAGTTATACCATCTAGAATTACATTTTGTGAAAAAAGTGCAGTTTATTCAGTATTAGGAGCTAGCTCGTGGACGTTCATAGATAGTTCCACCTAACCGGAAAGCCAGTCGCCTCGCTAATCttttaatgcaattaattatattctttttgtttctctctctctccctctcttccCATGCCCCCATGGCCTCACCTTCAAATCACAAATCCCGCCAAACTTCCTCTTCCCTCTCGTTCCACCCCTTTTCCATCCCCTTCAACGTAAATCTGAAATCCCCCCATGGCACCCTCCAATTACCCATATATTGCAGGTAGTGATAGCGACCCAGGTGGCCGTGGACGGGCCGCTGCTGGCCATCTCGGACAACATGTTCGtccacaacaacagcaagcacGGGCGCCGGGCAAAGCGGCTCGATCCCGAAGGTACAGCCAATTCTCCGTTGGCAATGTCGGGCCACCATCTGGCCCCGGACAGTACGTACGACGGTCggtttcaaaatttatttcttcaaaacaaattcaaacccATTTTTCCTCCCAAGCTCCCATTCATTGTCGTGTATTGttgcattatttgcatttgccttttgtttttgttcatctACTTGTGATATTTCttacgtttatttttatatttgtattACTTTCCATTCATTTACGCAATGTTTTATTGTGTAGTAAAGTGTTGTAAAGTTGTGTAACATTCCTCTTATACTTTCTTCCCAACGTTATCTCCTTTCTTCACACTGATCTAATTGGCCTCACTATTTCTTTCCGACGATAAACTGCATGCATCAATGAAGGCAATTGGCCTCGCTTCAACGGAACGTGGCCAACTGCCTTCAATAAACGAAGCATTAGCAAAACTCTCGGAAGAACTCGCTCTTTGCGGACGCGTCGTTCGTACTatggaaacggaacggaactgcTCAACAAGACCTAGCTCACCGTGCACAAACTCACCCGATTGCGATTGCAGGGCGATTCATTTCCGGCTTAATCGTTATCGTAAATTGTACACCGATGAAGTAACTGCCGCCATAAATCAAATCACCTTTTTTTCGGGCACGTGGAACTCCACCGTTTGgaactccaccggaagtgcaTTCAAATGATGCATCTCAAGCGTAAAAGAGTTATACCGTGCGGGTGTGAAATGAAGCGAGGATTgttttttgtgcgtgtgtgtgtgtgctggtgtgcACTAGTTTCCCCATATCACAAAGAAGTCAATTCCAGCAgcagaaaggaaatggaaggaaGCTCTAGGAAGAATCGTACGAGTTGATTGAGTTTCAAGCTCACCTTCCAATCTGGGACTTCCAACCATGCACGGTGTGGgttttaataaattcattGCTGCCGTTTCATACGTACGAGCCACTTCCTTTTCCCGGTCACGATACGACCAGCTGGATCTAATTTCGATTCGAAATTCGGTACGCTAATGAATGAACTCCTGTGTGAGCGTTGCCGAGGTTTGCCACGGTTTTGACAAATTGCAATTTCCATCCACACGCCGCTGGATATGACATTGTTCGTGTAGGACCGGAATTCtattaaatttccatttctcATCATGTTGTGGACAATCTCATCTATCGAGATCCATCCCAACACGTGTGCGGCTGCGATGCTGTTAGATTTCGTGCTCAACATGTAGTTCAGAATTTTTTGTCCTCTTTCAATGGAGTTCAAAATGGTCGTCCAATGGTCGCCATCGCGGGAGCTGAGACTAGTTGAAGTTGACTTTCCCTACCGTTTCCAGCACGGCCCGCATGGACAAACCATCGTGCGATGATGAACCTTCGTAGCGCAACAATTAATGTGTCCGGTGTGTTCGGTCCCATTGCAGGCATCTATCCACCGCTTCCAATGGCTACACCTTGCATCAAAGCCATCTCACCGAGCGAAGGCTGGACTACGGGTGGAGCTCAGGTTATTATCGTTGGTGATAATTTCTTCGACGGATTACAAGTTGTCTTCGGCACTATGCTCGTGTGGAGTGAGGTAAGCGTTCGCGGAGTTGTTCGCATGCAGTGGACCTATCACTATACATGAACACGCATTATTCCACACAGCTGATCACATCGCATGCGATTCGTGTCCAAACGCCACCCCGACACATACCCGGAGTCGTCGAGGTAACTCTGTCGTATAAAAGTAAACAGTTCTGCAAAGGATCACCGGGACGGTTCGTTTATGTCTGTAAGTATGGCAAATGTCTGCAACCATACAAACAACCACTAGACCTCAAACTTCCATTTCTACACAGCACTGAGCGAACCGACGATCGATTACGGTTTTCAACGGCTGCAGAAGCTAATTCCGCGCCATCCCGGAGATCCGGAGAAGCTGCCCAAGGAGATCATTCTAAAGCGAGCGGCAGATCTGGCGGAAGCACTTTACTCGATGCCACGTTCACCGAACGGGACGTCCGGATTCAATTCGTACAGTGGGCAGCTTGCCGTCAGTGTGCAGGATGGCACTGGCCAGTGGACTGAAGGTAGTATACATGAGTTAGAATTTTCTGTGGGGAAGTATGCTGAACAATTCCTTTCCCGCCTCCAGATGAGTATACACGAGCCCAAAGTAGTAGCGTAAGTCCACGAGGCGGATACTGCAGTAGCGCTTCGACACCCCATTCGTCCGGCGGTGGATCGTACGGTAGCAGCAATGGGTACGCAACCGCACCCAACATGACCGGTCTATCATCATCACCTGCGAGCGTCTTCAACTCCTCCACAAGTACGTGGCACACGCTCCCGATCGGTTCTGTAGCGCCTTGACTGACCAACTGACTGACGTTTCAATTGCAGGAATCAATGGGCTGATGAGTGGTGGCAGTGGCTTTAGTCCGTACTCGATGACGACCTGCGCCTCACAGGGCTACACGCCGAGTCCGTTGGCCGCAACGACCACATCCAAATGAGCGCTCACACCGGGGGTAGCGATCGCCGGCATTGAGCCTCCGGTGGAATCCTGTTAAATAGTTTTCGGGAGattattttgtacaaaaagaaaaatggcggGAAACATGGTTTTGTCTTCAGTACTCTGCTCTGTAGAGCGGTTTATAATCTCGACTCTAGTGCGCGAACAAAGCGCGGGCGACTAGCACGACACTAAAACCACTAGCTGTATGAAAcggtttatttcttttatataaacatttttatttaatgtgcAATAACCGACAAACACGCGCAGCATTATACACTTGGTACCAAAACGAAACTGGAGGCAAGGTAGCAAAAAGTACGTGCTAAGGTCTTTCCACTCCCTTTGTACAGTTTCTGTAAAGTATGTTTATTCATCTCACAGTcacatgtttttttgtaccgTAAGGTCATAAATGGGCCCTACTTGCAGTGTAGGGACAAACGTGCATACTATACATATATAAATACTTAAAGTAGTTAATTTTttgccaaataaaaaaaaaggaatgaggaaaagatgaaagggaaaaaaacacacattgagACTTTAATCCCATTTAACGATTAATCTTATATACACTAAACTAATCGAATCTGATAGCTCGCGAGTCAACGAAGTGGGGGTGCATGCGtcatattttatcaaaattccAGTTAGTGGAAAACAGGAAGAATCTCCTGCTGTCATAGTAAAATCGAAGTCAGTCCGGTGCTGATAAAGGGTGGATCGATCCGGATCGAAGCGAATCAAAACCAATCGAGTACATATCGAAAGCGAACGGGGCCGGGTTTGAATTTGGTCGGCGTTTGAATCCGCCGGAAAGCAACAGCCACAGCCCAGGATTCATCACCACAATCATATCTTTatgaaaataatcatttaatgcaaaataaaattacaaaacacatTATGAAATGCAGCCAAAATTTACCAGCCATTAAAATCTAAATGTTTGAacacgaagaaaagaaacacactcacacacacccaataTAAAGATACTTATAGTATAAAACGCTAGCAAATGTGCTGATCGATTTATCCAAGGATTTGTGAAGTGTCCGCGCATCAATCAAGGATAAGCATGTGCAAGGACAATGTAATCAAGGATAAGATTAATCGTAAGgcgggaaaagaaaaccatacGGGAACCGAGCTAGAACGCAGACAGTATACGAGCTCGCGCTACCGATCGTGGTGGAGTGTCCTGGAAcccgaaaaccaaaaaaaaggcactaaaatcaaacacatcgTTTCGACTATCatagaaaccaaaacaattgAAGCCCAGCCAATGTGTGTAGTCGAAGGGAACCATGGTGAGGTATGGAAAAGGAGAGCAAGTTGTTgaacacacagcaaacaaaaaatagtacGAGAAATGTGAAACGGAGATGGAGGCTCCCTGTATGGTTGTTGTGTTTAGGCAATGAACGTTAGGACAGGAAGCAACATTTCGCCTGTAGGTAATTTATCAATTATGAAGACGACTTTCATTGCAGGAAGAAATTATATCATATAAATAAAGCTAGAAAACCTTCAACTAAACCACTCGGTGTACGTACATGTTATGTTTGGTTTTGACTGTAATGATTGTGCAGATTTGATGACACCCTAAAAAGTTTAGGTTTTTCTGTAAAATTTCGATATTTCCAAGCCAATAATTCGTGATC
This region of Anopheles marshallii chromosome 2, idAnoMarsDA_429_01, whole genome shotgun sequence genomic DNA includes:
- the LOC128710098 gene encoding transcription factor collier is translated as MMFGLPPTGADMNQPRGPMTSLKEEPLGARAWMQPAVDQANLGIGRAHFEKQPPSNLRKSNFFHFVVALYDRAGQPIEIERTAFIGFIEKDQEPDGQKTNNGIQYRLQLLYANGARQEQDIFVRLIDSVTKQAIVYEGQDKNPEMCRVLLTHEVMCSRCCDKKSCGNRNETPSDPVIIDRFFLKFFLKCNQNCLKNAGNPRDMRRFQVVIATQVAVDGPLLAISDNMFVHNNSKHGRRAKRLDPEGTANSPLAMSGHHLAPDSTYDGIYPPLPMATPCIKAISPSEGWTTGGAQVIIVGDNFFDGLQVVFGTMLVWSELITSHAIRVQTPPRHIPGVVEVTLSYKSKQFCKGSPGRFVYVSLSEPTIDYGFQRLQKLIPRHPGDPEKLPKEIILKRAADLAEALYSMPRSPNGTSGFNSYSGQLAVSVQDGTGQWTEDEYTRAQSSSVSPRGGYCSSASTPHSSGGGSYGSSNGYATAPNMTGLSSSPASVFNSSTRINGLMSGGSGFSPYSMTTCASQGYTPSPLAATTTSK